The Corynebacterium pseudopelargi genome contains a region encoding:
- a CDS encoding IclR family transcriptional regulator, which yields MGKISTESGIKVLDRAVTILLALADHPMSLNELCEFTGLPRATAHRLATALEVHNILTRTNDGRWTIGAVLASLGASSQTKLIDVATPIMSTLMHTTNESVQLYQLAGAVRVCIAAQEPAMGLQNTVPVGTRLPLSAGSAARIFLAYSSAHLRDAVLSEGTKFSQADLREAREQGWAASMSEREVGLASVSAPVFDSEGTFCAVLSISGPAERLKPSPGKWADELVAAANRLSAQL from the coding sequence ATGGGAAAGATTAGCACAGAAAGCGGCATTAAAGTTCTCGACCGGGCGGTCACTATCCTGCTCGCCCTGGCCGACCACCCCATGAGCCTCAATGAATTGTGCGAATTCACCGGCCTGCCCCGCGCCACCGCACACCGCCTGGCCACCGCACTCGAAGTACACAATATCCTCACCCGCACCAACGACGGCAGGTGGACCATCGGTGCGGTATTGGCAAGCCTTGGCGCCAGTAGCCAGACCAAGCTTATCGACGTAGCCACGCCGATCATGTCTACCCTGATGCACACCACCAATGAATCAGTGCAGCTCTACCAACTCGCCGGTGCGGTACGCGTGTGTATTGCTGCCCAAGAACCAGCGATGGGCTTGCAAAATACCGTGCCCGTAGGCACTCGCCTACCACTGAGCGCAGGCTCTGCAGCACGGATCTTCTTAGCCTATTCCTCTGCGCACCTGCGCGATGCAGTGCTATCGGAGGGCACAAAATTTAGCCAAGCAGATCTGCGCGAAGCCCGCGAACAGGGCTGGGCTGCCTCCATGAGCGAACGCGAGGTTGGGCTGGCCAGCGTTTCTGCCCCCGTATTTGATTCAGAAGGCACCTTCTGCGCCGTGCTTTCTATTTCTGGTCCTGCCGAAAGGCTCAAACCCAGCCCCGGCAAGTGGGCAGATGAGCTAGTCGCTGCAGCCAATAGGCTCTCAGCACAGCTTTAA
- a CDS encoding HD domain-containing protein, translating into MNTRLLFAIERAAEIHAGQMRKGTATPYVSHLFAVATLLEGESDTTRIAALLHDSVEDQSVDPAVLEEEFGHEVRTLVSMVSKDQSLPTWQARAEDYLERMDDASQEALKIIAADKVHNLLCTLRDRDAGEAVWERFRSGYEGQCWWYQSVLAKLEARLDHPLVLQLRALVDKL; encoded by the coding sequence GTGAACACACGTCTCCTTTTTGCTATTGAGCGCGCCGCCGAAATCCATGCCGGCCAAATGCGCAAAGGCACGGCCACACCATACGTCTCGCACCTCTTTGCCGTGGCAACGCTGCTTGAAGGCGAATCGGACACCACACGCATCGCAGCACTTTTGCACGACAGTGTGGAGGATCAATCCGTAGATCCTGCGGTATTAGAAGAAGAATTTGGCCACGAGGTGCGCACGCTGGTGTCGATGGTGAGCAAGGATCAATCCCTGCCCACCTGGCAGGCCAGGGCAGAGGACTATCTAGAGCGCATGGACGATGCCTCGCAGGAGGCGCTAAAAATTATTGCCGCAGATAAGGTGCATAATTTGCTGTGCACGCTTAGAGATCGCGATGCCGGGGAGGCTGTGTGGGAAAGGTTTCGCAGCGGCTATGAGGGGCAATGCTGGTGGTATCAAAGCGTGCTGGCCAAGCTCGAAGCACGCCTGGATCACCCCTTGGTGCTGCAGTTGCGGGCCTTGGTAGACAAGCTTTAA
- a CDS encoding cutinase family protein, translating to MRRSAALSIVSLLLASSALCLPVQAAPHQVEAQQAAPQQAEAQQASCPALHIAVTPGTGESNAQEDPREITGLSKGRNFVQEVAEQFDGVDAWQTPYPASAGMVTSIDKDDAQAMPYGVSRREGERRLLEHLQQLLAQCSDTKVALVGFSQGAHIAGDVATQIPADRVAAVYLISDPKRSRAFGNQTAAGAALPITNKGAIPSDRHGVLGERQPGEFEGLNVVQVCALHDPVCSIIQGDPVIDFARAQDERSDATAYLESDSRIDQARLLASELAMVRQLPSTSLAKVMLQASQHTTYTGERRDFTTIDGVRVDDWMAMELSRIASEVTGEHKDIQPKPAEEHHGYWQVMGYPLWKVMDQLYGPKSDQAQLTWQVFDL from the coding sequence ATGCGCAGATCTGCAGCCCTTAGCATCGTCTCTTTATTGCTCGCATCCTCCGCCCTTTGCCTGCCTGTTCAGGCAGCGCCCCATCAAGTAGAAGCCCAGCAAGCAGCGCCCCAGCAAGCAGAAGCCCAGCAAGCTAGCTGCCCGGCGTTACATATTGCCGTCACTCCTGGCACGGGTGAATCCAACGCCCAGGAAGATCCGCGAGAGATCACAGGCCTAAGCAAGGGCAGGAACTTCGTCCAAGAAGTAGCTGAGCAATTCGATGGGGTAGATGCCTGGCAAACTCCCTATCCGGCCAGTGCCGGTATGGTCACCTCCATTGATAAAGATGACGCCCAGGCCATGCCCTATGGTGTGTCGCGGCGCGAGGGGGAACGCAGGCTGCTTGAGCACCTCCAGCAGCTTTTAGCCCAGTGCAGCGATACCAAGGTGGCGCTGGTTGGGTTTTCTCAAGGCGCGCACATCGCCGGCGATGTGGCCACGCAGATCCCCGCTGATCGGGTAGCGGCGGTGTATTTGATTTCAGATCCCAAGCGTTCCAGGGCCTTCGGCAACCAGACCGCGGCAGGAGCTGCGCTTCCTATCACCAACAAGGGCGCCATCCCGTCCGATCGTCACGGGGTGCTTGGCGAGCGTCAACCGGGGGAGTTTGAGGGGCTGAATGTGGTGCAGGTGTGTGCGCTGCATGATCCTGTGTGCTCGATTATCCAGGGCGATCCCGTGATTGACTTTGCCCGCGCCCAAGACGAACGCAGTGATGCGACAGCGTATTTAGAAAGCGATAGCCGCATTGATCAAGCCCGCTTGCTTGCCAGTGAGTTGGCCATGGTGAGGCAGTTGCCATCGACTTCGCTGGCTAAGGTGATGCTGCAGGCCTCGCAGCACACCACTTATACCGGCGAGCGCAGAGATTTCACCACCATCGACGGGGTGCGCGTGGATGATTGGATGGCCATGGAATTAAGCCGCATTGCCTCCGAGGTCACCGGCGAGCACAAGGATATCCAGCCCAAACCCGCCGAGGAGCACCACGGCTATTGGCAGGTGATGGGCTATCCGCTGTGGAAGGTTATGGATCAGCTCTATGGGCCGAAATCTGATCAGGCACAATTGACGTGGCAGGTGTTTGATCTTTAG
- the gltX gene encoding glutamate--tRNA ligase, with the protein MSEVRVRFCPSPTGTPHVGMVRTALFNWAYARHHGGKLIFRIEDTDAQRDSEESYQAIIDSLQWLGMDWDEGVVKGGPDEPYRQSQRMDIYAEVLEKLKAGGYIYPAYSTAEEVKERHKAAGRDPQLGYDNFDRDLSQEQIDAFEAEGRKPVWRLRMPDQDWKWNDLVRGEIEFKASTQPDFVVARSNGAPLYTLVNPVDDALMGITHVLRGEDLLPSTPRQLALYEALKAIGVAERTPEFGHLPFVMGEGNKKLSKRDPQSNLFNHRDHGIIPEGMLNYLALLGWSLSHDKDIFSVEELVEHFDVTDVLPNPARFDQKKLEAINADHIRLLSPEDFRDRLRDYLREYYDFEYPEEKFAIAADLVQTRIKTLSDAYGLLKFLVTADEDLELDEKSAKKNLKEAAIEPLEQGIAALEAVDEWNTANIEQALHSALIEKLELKPRVAYGALRVGISGAAVSPPLFESMELLGKESTLARLRAARQQTPYQAA; encoded by the coding sequence ATGTCTGAAGTACGCGTTCGATTCTGCCCTTCGCCCACCGGCACGCCCCACGTAGGCATGGTGCGCACCGCCTTATTCAACTGGGCCTATGCACGCCACCACGGCGGCAAGCTCATCTTCCGCATCGAAGATACCGACGCCCAGCGCGACTCCGAAGAGTCTTACCAGGCCATTATCGATTCCCTCCAATGGCTCGGCATGGACTGGGATGAAGGCGTAGTCAAAGGTGGTCCGGATGAGCCGTACCGCCAAAGCCAGCGCATGGATATCTACGCCGAGGTGCTTGAAAAGCTCAAAGCCGGCGGCTACATCTACCCGGCCTATTCCACTGCCGAAGAAGTCAAAGAACGCCACAAGGCCGCAGGCCGCGACCCGCAGCTTGGCTACGACAACTTCGATCGCGACCTCAGCCAAGAGCAGATTGATGCCTTTGAGGCAGAAGGCCGCAAGCCCGTGTGGCGCCTGCGCATGCCAGATCAGGACTGGAAGTGGAACGACCTGGTCCGCGGCGAGATCGAATTCAAGGCCTCCACGCAGCCGGACTTCGTAGTAGCCCGCTCCAATGGTGCACCGCTATATACCCTGGTAAACCCCGTCGATGACGCACTGATGGGCATTACCCACGTGCTGCGCGGCGAGGACCTTTTGCCTTCCACCCCGCGCCAATTGGCCCTCTACGAGGCTTTGAAGGCCATCGGCGTTGCCGAGCGCACCCCGGAATTCGGCCACCTTCCCTTTGTTATGGGCGAGGGCAATAAGAAGCTTTCCAAGCGCGATCCGCAGTCCAACCTGTTCAATCACCGCGACCACGGCATCATCCCCGAGGGCATGCTGAATTACCTCGCGCTGCTTGGTTGGTCCTTGAGCCACGATAAGGACATCTTCTCGGTAGAAGAGCTCGTTGAGCATTTCGACGTCACCGATGTCCTCCCCAACCCTGCTCGCTTTGATCAAAAGAAGCTTGAAGCGATCAACGCGGATCATATTCGCCTGCTATCGCCTGAAGATTTCCGCGATCGCCTGCGTGACTACCTGCGCGAGTACTACGACTTTGAGTACCCGGAGGAGAAGTTCGCAATCGCAGCCGATTTGGTGCAGACCCGCATCAAGACGCTCTCCGATGCCTATGGCCTGCTGAAGTTCCTGGTTACAGCCGATGAGGATCTGGAATTGGATGAAAAATCCGCCAAGAAGAACCTCAAGGAAGCAGCTATCGAACCGCTTGAACAAGGCATCGCTGCGCTTGAGGCCGTAGATGAGTGGAACACCGCCAATATCGAGCAGGCATTGCACAGCGCGTTGATTGAAAAGCTGGAGCTGAAGCCCCGTGTGGCCTATGGTGCGCTGCGCGTTGGTATTTCGGGTGCTGCGGTATCGCCGCCGCTGTTCGAGTCCATGGAGTTGCTGGGTAAGGAATCCACCCTTGCTCGTCTGCGTGCTGCCCGCCAGCAAACCCCATACCAGGCCGCCTGA
- a CDS encoding isochorismate synthase, translating into MCASSRPASAPDFLLSRAHGSIRTQGVKEQFNNIDDAIAALRRGEMVVGALAFRRDHACAFTVPQSIIREDGPLEPHGYYRQGPGAQLHASLDALVPDEAEHAHRVAAAIETMRNTVLRKVVLARAVDVRFDPPVDPRLIAARLIDLSLHRDGFIVDLSPAGEDFVGNMLVGSSPEVLIKKQGSTVSAYPLAGSAPRAVDPIEDKKRGEALLRSAKDLDEHRFVVEHLRRKLSPLCSHLDIPDTPELTCTNEMWHLATPVLGTLKDAQMTALELARIVHPTPAICGTPTDDAEELISFAEADRRFYAGAVGWAEGVDGEFMVAIRCAEVSGDGTHARAWAGGGIVEASDAQAEVAETSAKLRTIMKALGLRL; encoded by the coding sequence ATGTGTGCATCCTCTCGCCCGGCTTCCGCGCCCGATTTTCTACTTTCTCGAGCGCATGGGTCTATCCGCACCCAGGGGGTAAAGGAGCAGTTCAATAATATCGACGACGCCATCGCGGCTCTTCGTCGCGGTGAAATGGTGGTAGGGGCCTTAGCTTTTCGACGCGACCACGCCTGCGCTTTCACCGTCCCCCAAAGCATCATCCGTGAAGATGGGCCACTAGAGCCTCATGGCTACTATCGCCAAGGACCAGGCGCGCAGCTTCATGCTAGCCTCGATGCCTTAGTTCCCGATGAGGCCGAGCATGCCCACCGCGTGGCCGCTGCGATTGAGACGATGCGCAACACCGTGCTGCGCAAGGTGGTACTTGCCCGCGCCGTCGACGTGCGCTTTGATCCGCCGGTAGATCCGCGCCTGATTGCGGCCCGCCTGATTGACCTTTCTTTGCACCGCGATGGCTTTATTGTGGATCTCTCCCCTGCTGGTGAGGACTTTGTGGGCAATATGCTCGTTGGTTCTTCACCGGAGGTGTTGATAAAAAAGCAAGGCTCCACCGTGAGCGCCTATCCCCTGGCAGGTTCTGCGCCAAGGGCGGTGGATCCGATTGAAGATAAAAAACGTGGCGAAGCCCTGTTGCGTTCGGCAAAAGATCTTGATGAACACCGCTTTGTGGTCGAGCACCTACGCCGAAAGCTTTCACCTTTGTGCTCGCATCTAGATATCCCCGATACCCCGGAATTAACCTGCACCAATGAGATGTGGCACCTGGCCACCCCCGTGCTTGGCACGCTCAAGGATGCACAGATGACTGCCCTCGAGCTCGCGCGCATCGTGCACCCCACCCCCGCGATCTGCGGCACGCCAACCGATGACGCCGAGGAGTTAATCTCTTTTGCCGAGGCAGACAGGCGCTTCTACGCCGGCGCGGTGGGCTGGGCCGAAGGTGTCGATGGGGAATTCATGGTGGCCATCAGGTGCGCTGAGGTATCCGGTGATGGCACTCACGCCCGCGCCTGGGCCGGAGGTGGCATTGTGGAGGCCTCCGATGCGCAGGCAGAGGTGGCAGAAACAAGTGCCAAATTGCGCACCATTATGAAAGCCCTTGGGCTTCGGCTTTAA
- a CDS encoding fumarylacetoacetate hydrolase family protein, which translates to MRFGRIATPEGMAFCVVEGEGENALCRQIEGTPFTEPKFTGKEWKLGDVRLLAPMLPSKIVAIGRNYADHVAEVFQKSAEHLPPTLFLKPPTAVIGPGAAIKIPDFATKVEFEGELALVIGKPCKNVKAEDWKQVVLGFTIINDVSSRDLQFADGQWARAKGIDTFAPLGPWIETDLESIDTSNLPIKAHLTHEGKTETKQDSNSNQMIMNLGEIIEFITASMTLLPGDIICTGSPAGTAAMFPGDFIEIEIPGIGKLGNPVERA; encoded by the coding sequence ATGCGTTTTGGACGAATTGCGACCCCCGAAGGAATGGCCTTCTGCGTAGTAGAGGGCGAAGGCGAGAACGCCCTGTGCCGCCAGATCGAAGGTACCCCGTTTACCGAACCGAAGTTCACAGGCAAGGAATGGAAGCTTGGCGACGTCCGCCTGCTTGCACCAATGCTGCCTTCCAAGATCGTGGCGATTGGCCGCAATTATGCAGATCACGTTGCAGAGGTGTTCCAAAAGAGTGCTGAGCACCTGCCCCCGACGCTCTTTTTAAAGCCCCCGACAGCCGTGATTGGCCCTGGTGCCGCCATTAAGATCCCTGATTTTGCCACCAAGGTGGAATTTGAAGGCGAGCTTGCCCTCGTTATTGGCAAGCCCTGCAAGAATGTCAAGGCTGAAGACTGGAAGCAGGTGGTGCTCGGCTTCACCATCATCAACGATGTGTCTTCGCGTGATCTTCAATTTGCCGATGGCCAGTGGGCTCGCGCCAAGGGCATTGATACCTTCGCGCCACTTGGTCCGTGGATTGAAACTGACCTCGAATCCATCGATACCTCCAATTTGCCCATCAAGGCTCACCTCACCCATGAGGGCAAGACTGAAACCAAGCAGGATTCGAACTCCAACCAGATGATCATGAATCTGGGCGAGATTATCGAATTTATTACCGCCTCCATGACGCTGCTGCCGGGCGATATTATTTGTACCGGTTCGCCAGCCGGCACCGCTGCAATGTTCCCGGGCGACTTCATCGAAATCGAGATCCCAGGCATTGGCAAACTGGGTAACCCAGTAGAACGAGCCTAA
- a CDS encoding 3'-5' exonuclease: MFGLFQSKPKPTGALAQMPPWPAPSTPLDQLNLLAVDIETTGFDAKRDHLISIGWVPINGGEIQLSGAGYTVVKSEHTVGESATIHQLTDAMVAQGLEQQAALEAFLAALESRVLLAHFASLETSFLDVLCQKYFNAPLRAPVVDTFALERRHMERMGTYPRGEDLRLARVRERYGLPWYGNHNALSDALACAELYLALRVHTKANTLKALHNSQP; this comes from the coding sequence ATGTTTGGACTGTTTCAATCTAAACCCAAGCCCACCGGGGCACTCGCGCAGATGCCGCCGTGGCCTGCGCCTTCCACGCCGCTTGATCAGTTGAATCTGCTGGCTGTGGATATTGAGACCACGGGGTTTGATGCCAAGCGCGATCACCTCATCTCTATTGGCTGGGTGCCGATCAACGGTGGCGAGATCCAGTTATCGGGTGCGGGATATACGGTGGTGAAGTCTGAGCACACGGTGGGGGAGTCGGCAACGATCCACCAGCTCACCGACGCCATGGTGGCCCAAGGTCTCGAGCAACAAGCCGCACTCGAGGCCTTCTTGGCTGCGCTTGAATCCCGGGTGCTCTTGGCGCACTTTGCCAGTTTGGAAACCTCCTTTTTGGATGTGCTGTGCCAGAAGTATTTCAATGCCCCCTTGCGCGCGCCGGTGGTAGATACCTTTGCGTTAGAGCGCAGGCACATGGAGCGCATGGGCACGTATCCGCGTGGTGAGGATCTTCGGCTTGCTCGTGTGCGTGAACGCTATGGGTTGCCTTGGTATGGCAATCACAATGCTTTAAGTGATGCCCTTGCTTGTGCCGAGTTGTATTTGGCGCTCAGGGTGCACACGAAAGCGAATACTTTGAAAGCTTTGCATAATTCCCAACCTTAA
- a CDS encoding putative nucleotidyltransferase substrate binding domain-containing protein has product MSVELQEVHNFLAEHAPFAQLSHTLLAPLPQACTMRYVRAGETVVALDSPNDYCFIIRSGAVDVLDQQGVLLDRRDAGRCFGYSTILGENRSRYQMVAVEDSLLLLLPREAFLQVAQQDAAFERFFSSQSKRMSAAAQHLRSDSSSELLRTPLEKFMIRDAATVGQVSIREAAQVMTSRNVSSLLITQDGKVRGIVTDRDLRSKVVAQARDPHESIERIATIEPVTARAETSALEAMLTMTELGIHHLPVVDEQELLIGIVSAADIMRLLRNDPMYITADISSRQTPEELAQAYSMAHDVALRFIERGAGAEAVSGVLTLAADGIARRLCTLAEEELGPPPVPYAFVVAGSQARKGMGLASDQDNCLVLSDEYQDEHNEYFEALSQRVCSGLDAAGQVLCPGDMMASNPQWRMTRRQWIDTFQHWITAPEPDALLHAQTFFDFRAIHGASELAKEVHSEAIAMAQTSKRLHAHLATLAARREPPLGFFRGFVVERSGEHVHQLDLKKGGIYAVTQLARLFAVAGGIDQIATRQRLQLAGQVGSVSERGAQDLIDAFEFLSTIALRHQAAQIRAGQRPDYHVDPNALKKLDREHLRDAFQIIKNMQNALSTKYPIRNI; this is encoded by the coding sequence ATGTCAGTGGAACTGCAAGAGGTACACAACTTCCTCGCCGAACACGCCCCATTTGCTCAACTCAGCCACACGCTGCTTGCGCCACTACCTCAAGCCTGCACCATGCGCTATGTCCGTGCAGGCGAGACGGTAGTGGCCTTGGATAGCCCCAATGACTACTGCTTTATTATCCGTTCGGGTGCCGTGGATGTGCTTGATCAGCAAGGCGTGTTGCTGGATCGACGCGATGCCGGACGTTGCTTTGGCTATTCCACCATCCTGGGCGAAAACCGCTCCCGCTATCAGATGGTGGCCGTAGAAGATTCCCTGTTGCTGCTATTGCCACGCGAAGCATTCCTTCAGGTGGCGCAGCAAGATGCGGCATTCGAGCGCTTCTTTTCTAGCCAATCCAAGCGCATGAGCGCTGCTGCCCAGCATTTGCGTTCCGATTCCTCCTCAGAGCTGCTGCGCACGCCGCTAGAAAAATTCATGATCCGCGACGCCGCCACCGTAGGCCAGGTCAGCATCCGCGAGGCTGCCCAAGTGATGACGAGCCGCAACGTTTCATCGTTGCTGATCACCCAGGACGGCAAGGTAAGAGGCATTGTTACCGACCGTGATCTTCGCAGCAAGGTGGTGGCCCAGGCTAGAGATCCTCACGAGTCCATCGAGCGCATTGCCACCATCGAACCTGTGACGGCCAGGGCCGAGACCTCAGCACTGGAGGCCATGCTCACCATGACAGAGCTTGGCATCCACCACCTGCCCGTGGTGGATGAACAAGAGCTGCTCATCGGCATCGTCTCAGCCGCCGATATCATGCGGCTGCTTCGAAACGACCCGATGTATATCACCGCCGATATCTCCTCGCGGCAAACGCCCGAAGAACTCGCGCAGGCCTACAGCATGGCCCACGATGTGGCGCTGCGATTTATCGAGCGTGGCGCAGGTGCCGAAGCTGTTAGCGGCGTGCTCACCCTGGCTGCCGATGGCATTGCCCGCAGGTTGTGCACGCTCGCAGAAGAAGAGCTCGGCCCACCGCCGGTGCCCTATGCCTTTGTGGTGGCAGGCTCGCAGGCGAGAAAAGGCATGGGTCTTGCCTCGGATCAAGATAATTGTCTGGTGCTCAGTGATGAGTACCAAGACGAGCACAATGAGTATTTCGAGGCGCTTTCACAGCGTGTATGCAGTGGACTCGATGCGGCCGGGCAGGTGCTGTGCCCAGGGGATATGATGGCCTCCAATCCTCAGTGGCGCATGACGCGACGGCAGTGGATTGATACTTTCCAGCATTGGATCACCGCCCCCGAGCCCGATGCCTTGCTGCACGCGCAGACCTTCTTTGATTTCCGCGCGATCCACGGTGCGAGCGAATTGGCCAAGGAAGTCCATTCCGAAGCCATTGCCATGGCGCAGACGTCGAAACGCTTGCACGCCCACCTTGCTACCTTGGCTGCTCGGCGCGAACCGCCGCTGGGATTTTTCCGTGGCTTTGTGGTCGAGCGAAGCGGGGAGCACGTGCACCAGCTCGATCTGAAAAAGGGCGGCATTTATGCGGTCACGCAATTAGCGCGACTATTTGCCGTCGCCGGCGGGATTGATCAGATTGCTACGCGCCAGCGCCTCCAACTGGCAGGCCAGGTAGGCAGTGTGTCTGAACGCGGCGCGCAGGATTTGATTGATGCGTTTGAGTTTTTAAGCACCATCGCATTGCGCCACCAGGCAGCCCAGATTAGGGCAGGGCAGCGCCCGGATTATCACGTGGACCCGAATGCGTTGAAGAAGCTGGACCGCGAGCACCTGCGTGATGCCTTCCAGATCATTAAGAATATGCAAAATGCTTTGAGCACCAAGTACCCGATCCGGAATATCTAA
- a CDS encoding 3-isopropylmalate dehydrogenase, with protein MKLAVIGGDGIGPEVTNEALKVLRALRDDVEVTEFDLGATRYLRNGEILPDADLAALCEHDAILLGAIGAPGEVPPGVLERGLLLKMRFALDHHVNLRPSKLYPSSTSPLANPGDIDFVVVREGTEGLYCGNGGTLRENTPHEVASEVSQNTRYGVERVVRDAFARAQARRKHLTLVHKTNVLVNAGGLWKRTVDEVAKEFPDVTVDYHHIDAATIYMVTDPSRYDVIVTDNLFGDILTDLAGAITGGIGLAASGNIDATGTHPSMFEPVHGSAPDIAGKGIADPTAAILSVALMLRHLGDEENARKIEEAVAEDVQNRGEIRTEEVGDRIAAAVSC; from the coding sequence ATGAAACTGGCAGTGATTGGCGGCGACGGCATTGGCCCAGAAGTAACCAATGAGGCACTCAAGGTGCTTCGCGCGCTCCGCGATGACGTCGAGGTCACAGAATTCGACCTCGGCGCCACTCGCTATCTGCGTAATGGCGAAATTCTGCCCGATGCCGATTTAGCAGCCTTGTGCGAACACGATGCAATCTTGCTCGGAGCCATTGGTGCTCCAGGCGAGGTGCCCCCAGGCGTGCTCGAACGCGGCCTGCTATTAAAGATGCGCTTCGCGCTGGATCACCACGTCAATCTCAGGCCCTCAAAGCTCTACCCCTCCTCAACATCTCCGCTGGCAAACCCCGGCGACATCGACTTCGTTGTGGTGCGCGAAGGTACTGAGGGGCTGTACTGCGGCAACGGCGGCACCTTGCGTGAAAACACTCCCCACGAGGTGGCCTCGGAGGTTTCGCAAAACACCCGCTATGGCGTGGAACGCGTTGTGCGTGATGCTTTTGCTCGCGCCCAAGCGCGCAGGAAGCACCTCACCTTGGTGCACAAGACCAATGTGCTGGTCAACGCCGGTGGTTTGTGGAAGCGCACCGTAGACGAGGTAGCCAAAGAATTCCCAGACGTCACCGTGGATTATCACCACATCGATGCAGCCACCATTTATATGGTCACTGATCCTTCGCGCTACGACGTGATCGTCACCGATAACCTCTTTGGCGATATCCTCACCGATCTCGCCGGCGCGATTACCGGCGGCATTGGCCTTGCGGCCTCAGGCAATATCGATGCCACAGGAACACACCCCTCCATGTTTGAGCCGGTGCATGGCTCGGCCCCGGATATCGCTGGCAAGGGCATTGCAGATCCCACTGCCGCGATCTTGAGCGTGGCACTGATGCTTCGTCACCTAGGCGATGAAGAAAACGCCCGCAAGATCGAAGAGGCGGTTGCCGAGGATGTGCAAAATCGCGGAGAGATTCGCACCGAAGAAGTAGGCGACCGTATTGCCGCCGCAGTTTCTTGCTAA
- a CDS encoding acyl-CoA dehydrogenase family protein, whose amino-acid sequence MSALPRDIAETIAKNAQAVDKGELGADYIIDLLAQQDLLGLGAPRGGQLLEPIRLIREIATLDLSAAFSLWAHSMVIEYLNLAGGEYAQEVLPGLFRGERPGVTGMASVFKEAAGCGEVELEAEPAQGGFVVSGTLRWASNLKPESLVITGAKLEGKPVVFAVDANAEGVSLGTPFGLLGLNATASTSLQFDQVFVPERQILSRDLSSFAKSIRPTFVLLQTSECLGVAQSAAEQASKRLEGVNAVFAAEVEQVQADIAQLIRVQEELATKDAPQPVELLELRLAAAQAAVNATQLEVRVAGGAGYAQHSPASRRFREAAFLPVQSPSEAQLKWELDQAKKAA is encoded by the coding sequence ATGAGCGCATTACCCCGAGATATTGCCGAGACTATCGCCAAGAACGCCCAGGCTGTAGATAAAGGCGAACTCGGCGCGGATTACATCATCGACCTGCTTGCACAGCAAGATCTGCTTGGCCTTGGCGCACCGCGTGGCGGGCAGTTGCTCGAACCGATTCGCCTGATCCGCGAGATTGCCACCTTGGACCTTTCTGCTGCCTTTAGCCTCTGGGCCCACAGCATGGTCATTGAGTACCTCAACCTCGCAGGCGGGGAGTATGCCCAGGAGGTTCTTCCGGGTCTGTTCCGCGGCGAGCGCCCAGGTGTGACCGGCATGGCTTCGGTCTTTAAAGAGGCTGCCGGTTGCGGTGAGGTTGAGCTTGAGGCTGAACCTGCTCAGGGTGGCTTCGTGGTCAGCGGCACCTTGCGCTGGGCTTCGAACCTCAAGCCTGAGTCGCTGGTGATCACCGGCGCCAAGCTCGAGGGCAAGCCGGTGGTCTTCGCCGTGGATGCGAATGCCGAAGGTGTCAGCCTCGGCACTCCTTTCGGGCTGCTTGGCCTCAATGCCACGGCTTCTACCTCTTTGCAGTTTGATCAGGTGTTTGTGCCTGAGCGTCAGATTCTTTCGCGGGATCTTTCGAGCTTTGCCAAGAGCATTCGCCCGACCTTCGTGCTGCTGCAAACTTCGGAGTGTTTGGGTGTGGCCCAATCGGCTGCCGAGCAGGCATCCAAGCGCCTTGAGGGTGTAAATGCCGTGTTCGCTGCCGAGGTGGAGCAGGTGCAGGCTGATATTGCGCAACTGATTCGTGTGCAAGAAGAGCTTGCCACCAAGGATGCGCCGCAACCTGTGGAGCTGCTTGAGCTTCGCCTTGCTGCTGCTCAGGCTGCTGTTAATGCCACCCAGTTGGAGGTTCGTGTTGCCGGTGGCGCAGGTTATGCGCAGCATTCTCCAGCTTCTCGACGTTTCCGCGAGGCGGCCTTCTTGCCGGTGCAATCGCCAAGCGAGGCTCAATTGAAGTGGGAACTCGATCAGGCCAAAAAGGCCGCCTAG